From a region of the Arachis ipaensis cultivar K30076 chromosome B09, Araip1.1, whole genome shotgun sequence genome:
- the LOC110267055 gene encoding putative disease resistance protein At3g14460 yields the protein MYSWREWHFPDEFDGFPQLRILEIRNCPVLSGDLPSHLPALEELTIDGCKELAYSLPRAPKLHKLDVKCDMFQGYAGLHHVNISGSQRAKFVWEWLLHIQPPHVQCLYIDDCQSAISISANHLPASLQFLEIIDCSKLTFSEQLQHKSLTKILVEDCDSLTLFPLGDLPNLKKLTISECKNMENVEVAHALPSLRCLNISDCPSLVSLPPLESAAPRLQELDIRNCPEIDCFAGECLPPSLKKLVIVECQKLASWISSNVLHSEGLTHLWLGSYFDVKSFPREGCLPASLKSLQFWDFPNLETLDCKGLHHLTSLTYLAIRYSEKLQNITEEHLLASIKKIYIGEECPLRSKLEEMEQLRIQLGCDESDSSDEYALKDEDATSDSD from the exons ATGTATAGTTGGCGGGAGTGGCATTTTCCTGATGAGTTTGATGGGTTTCCTCAGCTTAGAATCCTTGAAATAAGAAACTGTCCTGTGTTAAGTGGAGATCTGCCTTCTCACCTTCCGGCTCTGGAGGAACTTACCATTGATGGATGTAAAGAGCTTGCATATTCGCTGCCTAGGGCTCCCAAGCTTCACAAATTAGATGTAAAGTGCGACATGTTTCAAGGGTATGCGGGACTGCACCACGTAAACATTTCAGGAAGCCAGCGGGCGAAATTTGTATGGGAATGGCTGCTGCACATCCAACCACCACATGTCCAATGTCTGTACATCGATGATTGTCAGTCAGCGATATCAATTTCAGCAAATCATTTGCCAGCTTCATTACAATTTCTGGAAATCATTGATTGTTCAAAATTAACATTCTCGGAGCAACTGCAACACAAGTCGCTGACGAAGATACTTGTAGAGGACTGTGATTCACTGACGTTGTTTCCATTGGGGGACCTTCCAAATCTCAAGAAACTCACAATCAGTGAATGCAAAAATATGGAAAATGTTGAGGTGGCACATGCTCTTCCAAGTCTCCGTTGTTTAAACATCTCAGACTGCCCCAGTTTAGTATCCTTGCCGCCGCTAGAGTCGGCTGCGCCCCGCCTACAGGAGCTGGATATACGCAATTGCCCGGAAATCGATTGTTTTGCTGGGGAGTGCCTACCGCCGAGTTTGAAAAAACTTGTAATCGTTGAGTGCCAGAAACTAGCGAGTTGGATATCATCAAATGTTTTGCATAGTGAAGGCCTTACCCATCTTTGGCTTGGTTCATACTTTGATGTAAAGTCGTTCCCAAGAGAGGGTTGTCTTCCTGCTTCTCTCAAGTCTCTACAATTCTGGGACTTTCCAAATCTGGAGACGCTTGACTGCAAGGGGCTTCACCATCTTACCTCCCTCACATATTTAGCAATTAGATACTCTGAAAAGCTTCAGAATATCACAGAAGAACATTTGCTTGCCTCCATAAAAAAAATCTACATAGGGGAAGAATGTCCTTTGAGGAGCAAGCTGGAAGAGATGGAACAACTACGGATTCAATTGGGTTGTGACGAATCAG ACTCAAGTGATGAGTATGCTTTGAAAGATGAGGATGCTACTTCTGATTCTGATTGA